A portion of the Chondrinema litorale genome contains these proteins:
- the eat gene encoding ethanolamine permease, translating into MAELQDSSSSPKLKQTLGPLMLWGLGVGYVISGMYFGWNIGLEKGGTLGLAIATFFIIIMYVTFTFSYTELACAIPKAGGAFDYADRGLGKNMGFIAGIAQIVEFVFAPPAIALAIGAYFHLSFPQFDTIAIAIVAYLIFTGLNIYGVKAAASFELIITILAVGELLLFTGATMPEFQFENLKQNALPNGVEGIFAAIPFAIWFFLAIEGVANVAEETINPQRNVLIGFGSAILTLVVLCLLTFSSSVGVAGWEAIVFPVGSETASDSPLPLALGRVVGENAFLYELLITIGLFGLIASFHGIILAAGRATFEFGRVGYAPRFLGKVQKKFRTPANALIINMVVGIIALLTGKTGEIITIACFGALSLYIISMITFFSLRKKEPDMPRPFKVPMYPVFPALALTIAVVALIAMTVYNLMLGAIYFGFVSASFIAFKMFYKEEAKVV; encoded by the coding sequence ATGGCTGAACTTCAGGATTCTTCCTCCTCTCCAAAACTTAAACAAACTTTAGGGCCACTCATGTTATGGGGGCTAGGTGTAGGTTATGTAATCTCAGGTATGTACTTCGGTTGGAACATCGGGCTCGAAAAAGGAGGTACACTTGGGCTAGCAATCGCTACATTTTTTATCATCATCATGTATGTAACTTTCACCTTTAGTTATACAGAGTTGGCTTGTGCCATTCCTAAGGCTGGTGGTGCTTTTGATTATGCCGATAGAGGTTTAGGGAAGAATATGGGATTTATCGCTGGAATTGCCCAGATTGTTGAGTTTGTGTTTGCACCTCCTGCCATTGCTTTGGCTATTGGAGCTTATTTTCATTTGTCCTTCCCGCAGTTTGATACCATTGCAATAGCCATAGTCGCTTATCTTATATTTACTGGACTCAATATTTATGGTGTAAAAGCTGCCGCCTCATTTGAGTTAATTATTACAATTTTGGCTGTCGGTGAATTACTGCTTTTTACAGGAGCTACCATGCCTGAGTTTCAGTTTGAAAACCTAAAGCAAAATGCTTTGCCCAATGGTGTTGAAGGGATTTTTGCTGCTATTCCATTTGCGATTTGGTTTTTCTTAGCAATAGAAGGTGTAGCCAACGTAGCCGAAGAAACTATTAATCCACAAAGGAATGTGTTGATTGGTTTTGGGTCTGCGATTCTCACCTTAGTCGTTTTATGTTTGCTTACATTTTCTTCTTCAGTTGGCGTAGCTGGTTGGGAAGCCATCGTATTTCCTGTAGGAAGCGAAACTGCTTCAGACTCACCGTTGCCATTGGCATTAGGCAGAGTTGTGGGTGAAAATGCTTTCCTATATGAACTGTTGATCACCATCGGACTTTTTGGTTTAATTGCTTCATTCCACGGAATTATCTTGGCTGCTGGTCGAGCTACTTTTGAGTTTGGTAGAGTAGGTTACGCACCAAGATTTTTAGGTAAGGTTCAGAAAAAATTTAGGACTCCTGCAAATGCTTTAATTATCAATATGGTGGTGGGAATTATTGCTTTATTAACTGGTAAAACTGGTGAAATTATTACCATAGCTTGTTTTGGAGCATTAAGCTTATACATCATTTCTATGATTACATTCTTCTCTTTGAGAAAGAAAGAACCCGATATGCCTCGCCCATTTAAAGTACCCATGTATCCTGTTTTTCCAGCTTTGGCATTAACTATTGCAGTAGTCGCCCTCATAGCAATGACAGTTTACAACCTAATGCTCGGTGCGATTTACTTCGGTTTTGTATCAGCATCTTTTATTGCTTTTAAGATGTTTTATAAAGAAGAGGCAAAGGTGGTTTAA
- a CDS encoding leucine-rich repeat domain-containing protein codes for MKKVLNTRYLFGLLFFLTSYQTFAQQDIPVEELEEYKVQTRDLVGFLQFTMNTLGDPTTNAKEKDIIINQSYIKIFRDDKVQVEDDLDENRDVVSNKDVQAYLKDIDFFFKQVQFEFNISDVEHQVNDNGQVYFKVTANRNLQGITIDNDTVNVNKPRYIEVNLDRENRDLRIVSMYTTRLSEEEELTTWWNNLTLEWQATFRRQLQIVEDTLSFEQIRVAVNMEDLDISNNELVADLSALSKLTKLRKLNISNTNVVDLVPLRNLTRLEVLQCSHTLVNDLSPLKYCTNLKELYCDGTLVSDIMPLANFSKLEKLYAFTTPINDLKALSGLQQLKDLRIYDTPVSNLTPLANLKNLEILRCSYTQVSDLLPIAGLKSLERLHIEYTKVTSLDALQNIATLKQLYSDGNEIKSLEPLNGLPNLEKVYCDNTLITREEAAKFMSKNRNTLVIYESEQLSNWWITISPAWKEVFASYVELDESPSKEQLQTVANLANVDISGKKDINSLEPLKELLHLKEINCQNTTVSSLSPLSDLIDVEVINCAGTMLPANGLEAVKSLSNLKTLDFSNTLVSNIPFGNYTSLEKVVADKTGITSLNALNKLGNLRMVYCDNTQIKPEKVREFASENKNVLVIYRTEKLKGWWKLLDEDWKSILSKQIALEGSPDREQLHQITSLKVLDIPEGTRINSLNPLSDFTSLEELRFSNTAVSSLNAISGLKTLKILECPKNPIYELDPLSGLINLEYINFENTPVKKLDPLENLKQLGVVKCSATQIKKLNALEELPNLKRLECYNTNVSNGKARRFKEDFPQVDVVYY; via the coding sequence ATGAAAAAAGTATTGAATACAAGATATCTGTTCGGTTTACTATTTTTTCTAACCAGTTATCAAACCTTTGCTCAGCAGGATATTCCTGTAGAAGAACTTGAAGAGTACAAAGTGCAAACTCGAGACCTAGTAGGCTTCTTGCAGTTCACTATGAATACCCTTGGTGACCCAACTACAAATGCTAAAGAAAAGGATATTATAATAAATCAAAGTTATATTAAGATTTTTAGGGATGATAAAGTGCAGGTGGAAGATGACCTAGACGAAAATCGTGATGTAGTATCTAACAAAGATGTACAGGCTTATTTAAAAGACATAGATTTCTTTTTTAAGCAAGTACAATTTGAGTTTAATATTTCGGATGTTGAGCATCAAGTAAATGACAATGGACAGGTATATTTTAAAGTAACTGCCAATAGAAACTTACAAGGTATTACAATAGATAATGATACCGTAAACGTAAATAAGCCAAGATATATAGAAGTTAATCTTGATAGAGAAAATAGAGATTTACGCATAGTAAGTATGTATACTACGCGTCTTAGTGAAGAAGAAGAGCTTACAACTTGGTGGAACAATTTAACACTTGAATGGCAAGCAACATTTAGAAGACAACTACAGATTGTTGAAGATACTTTGAGCTTTGAGCAAATTAGGGTAGCTGTAAACATGGAAGATCTTGATATTTCTAATAACGAATTGGTAGCTGACCTTTCTGCACTAAGCAAGTTAACCAAGCTTCGTAAACTCAATATTTCTAATACAAACGTAGTAGATCTAGTTCCACTGAGAAACCTTACCCGTTTAGAAGTATTACAGTGTTCTCATACTTTAGTAAATGATTTAAGTCCATTAAAGTATTGCACAAATCTTAAAGAGCTTTATTGCGATGGTACTTTGGTGTCTGATATAATGCCATTAGCTAATTTTAGCAAGTTGGAGAAGTTATATGCTTTTACCACACCAATTAATGACCTGAAAGCTTTGTCAGGTTTGCAACAATTAAAAGATTTAAGAATCTACGATACGCCAGTATCTAATCTTACTCCTTTAGCTAATCTAAAAAATCTGGAAATTCTGAGATGTTCTTATACTCAGGTATCTGATCTATTACCAATTGCCGGCTTAAAGAGTTTGGAGAGGTTACATATAGAATATACTAAAGTAACCAGCTTAGATGCATTGCAGAATATCGCAACATTAAAGCAATTGTATAGTGATGGCAATGAGATAAAAAGTTTAGAGCCATTAAATGGTTTACCAAATTTAGAGAAAGTTTATTGTGATAACACACTAATTACCAGAGAAGAGGCAGCTAAATTTATGTCTAAAAATAGAAATACGCTGGTAATTTATGAGTCTGAGCAGCTAAGCAATTGGTGGATAACGATTAGTCCAGCTTGGAAAGAAGTGTTTGCTTCTTATGTTGAATTGGATGAGTCTCCGTCTAAAGAGCAGTTGCAAACTGTCGCAAACTTAGCTAATGTAGATATTTCTGGTAAAAAAGACATAAACTCATTAGAGCCTTTAAAAGAGTTATTGCACTTAAAAGAAATCAACTGCCAAAATACAACAGTTTCTTCATTGAGTCCTTTAAGTGATTTGATAGATGTAGAAGTAATTAACTGTGCTGGTACCATGTTGCCTGCAAATGGTCTAGAAGCAGTAAAATCTCTGTCTAACCTAAAAACACTAGATTTTAGCAATACACTTGTAAGCAATATTCCATTTGGTAACTATACTTCTTTAGAAAAAGTAGTTGCAGATAAAACAGGTATTACTTCTTTAAATGCTTTAAACAAATTAGGAAACTTAAGAATGGTTTATTGTGATAACACGCAAATTAAGCCTGAAAAAGTAAGAGAGTTTGCTTCTGAAAATAAGAATGTATTGGTGATTTACCGTACAGAAAAACTGAAAGGCTGGTGGAAATTACTAGATGAAGATTGGAAATCTATTCTGAGTAAGCAAATTGCGCTAGAAGGCTCTCCAGATAGAGAGCAGTTACATCAAATAACTAGTCTTAAAGTATTGGATATACCAGAAGGTACTAGAATTAACAGTTTAAATCCGCTTTCAGATTTTACTAGTTTAGAAGAGCTAAGATTCTCTAATACCGCAGTTAGTAGTTTAAATGCTATTAGTGGATTGAAAACACTTAAAATTTTAGAATGCCCTAAAAACCCGATCTACGAGCTTGATCCTCTTTCAGGATTAATTAACCTGGAATACATCAATTTTGAAAATACTCCAGTGAAAAAGCTTGATCCATTGGAAAACCTAAAGCAATTGGGAGTAGTAAAATGTTCTGCTACACAAATTAAAAAGCTAAATGCTTTAGAAGAATTACCAAATCTAAAAAGGTTAGAATGTTACAATACCAATGTATCTAATGGTAAAGCAAGGCGTTTCAAAGAAGATTTTCCGCAAGTAGATGTGGTTTATTATTAA
- a CDS encoding aconitate hydratase gives MAFDIDMIKAVYSQMGDRIAAARKTVGKPLTLSEKILYSHLYDGDATEAYERGKSYVNFAPDRIACQDATAQMALLQFMQAGKDKVAVPTTVHCDHLIQAKIGAAADLQNAINTSNEVFNFLESVSNKYGIGFWKPGAGIIHQVVLENYAFPGGMMIGTDSHTVNAGGLGMVAVGVGGADAVDVMAGMAWELKFPKLIGVKLTGKMNGWTAPKDVILKVAGILTVKGGTGAIVEYFGEGAESMSCTGKGTICNMGAEIGATTSTFGYDDSMERYLRATGRDEVADLANGVKENLTGDAEVYANPEQYFDQVIEIDLSTLEPHVNGPFTPDLATPISEMSAKAQENGWPEKVEWGLIGSCTNSSYEDISRAASIAEQALNKGLKPAAEFGINPGSEQVRFTIERDGFIDTFEKLGTKVFTNACGPCIGQWDRAGADKKEKNTIVHSFNRNFAKRADGNPNTHAFVTSPEMVAAIAISGKLGFNPMTDTLTNDKGEEVKLDPPTGWELPPKGFDVEDPGYISPAEDGSGVEVKVNPESKRLQLLEGFNPWDGKNITGAKLLIKAQGKCTTDHISMAGPWLRYRGHLDNISNNTLTGAVNAYNGETDKVKNQLTGELGGVPDVQRSYKAAGIPTIVVGDHNYGEGSSREHAAMQPRHLGVRAVLVKSFARIHETNLKKQGMLALTFANEADYDKIQEADTINFLDLTDFAPNKPLTLEFVHADGSKDVVVTNHTYNEGQIDWFRAGSALNKIKEQNKA, from the coding sequence ATGGCATTTGATATTGATATGATTAAGGCAGTCTATTCCCAAATGGGCGATAGAATTGCAGCAGCTAGAAAGACAGTAGGAAAACCTCTAACTCTTTCTGAGAAAATTTTGTATTCACACCTGTATGATGGAGATGCAACGGAAGCATACGAAAGAGGTAAATCGTATGTAAACTTTGCTCCAGATAGAATTGCATGCCAAGATGCAACAGCCCAAATGGCACTTTTGCAATTCATGCAAGCAGGTAAAGACAAAGTAGCTGTACCAACTACCGTACATTGTGATCACCTAATCCAAGCCAAAATAGGAGCTGCAGCTGACCTTCAGAATGCTATCAATACATCTAATGAAGTATTTAATTTTTTGGAATCAGTTTCTAACAAATATGGTATCGGGTTTTGGAAACCGGGAGCTGGTATTATTCACCAAGTAGTTTTAGAAAACTATGCATTCCCAGGTGGTATGATGATCGGTACCGATTCTCACACTGTAAATGCTGGCGGTCTAGGAATGGTTGCTGTAGGTGTTGGTGGAGCAGATGCTGTTGATGTGATGGCAGGTATGGCTTGGGAACTTAAATTTCCTAAATTAATTGGTGTGAAGTTAACCGGCAAAATGAACGGTTGGACTGCTCCAAAAGATGTAATATTAAAAGTAGCTGGTATCCTTACTGTAAAAGGTGGTACTGGTGCTATTGTAGAATACTTCGGCGAAGGTGCAGAAAGCATGTCTTGTACTGGTAAAGGTACCATTTGTAATATGGGTGCTGAGATCGGTGCTACAACTTCTACTTTCGGTTACGACGACTCTATGGAGCGTTACTTAAGAGCTACTGGTCGTGATGAGGTTGCAGACTTAGCAAATGGTGTAAAAGAAAATTTAACTGGTGATGCTGAAGTTTATGCTAATCCTGAGCAATACTTCGATCAAGTAATCGAAATTGATCTTTCTACTTTAGAGCCACACGTAAATGGTCCATTTACTCCAGACCTTGCTACTCCAATTTCTGAAATGAGCGCTAAAGCACAAGAAAACGGTTGGCCAGAAAAAGTAGAATGGGGACTTATTGGTTCTTGTACTAATTCTTCTTATGAGGATATATCAAGAGCTGCCTCTATCGCTGAACAAGCATTAAATAAAGGTTTAAAACCAGCAGCAGAATTCGGTATTAACCCAGGTTCTGAGCAAGTAAGATTTACTATTGAGCGTGATGGGTTTATCGACACTTTCGAAAAATTAGGCACTAAAGTATTTACCAATGCTTGCGGCCCTTGTATCGGACAGTGGGATAGAGCTGGCGCAGACAAAAAAGAAAAAAATACAATCGTTCACTCTTTTAACAGAAACTTTGCAAAAAGAGCAGATGGTAACCCTAATACTCATGCATTTGTTACATCACCAGAGATGGTTGCTGCAATTGCAATTTCAGGTAAGTTAGGGTTCAATCCAATGACTGATACTTTAACTAATGATAAAGGAGAAGAAGTAAAACTTGACCCACCAACAGGATGGGAACTTCCTCCAAAAGGATTTGATGTTGAAGATCCAGGTTATATTTCTCCAGCAGAAGATGGCTCAGGTGTTGAAGTTAAAGTAAATCCAGAATCTAAGCGTTTGCAACTTTTAGAAGGGTTTAACCCTTGGGATGGTAAAAACATCACTGGTGCTAAGTTGTTAATTAAAGCTCAAGGAAAATGCACTACTGACCACATCTCTATGGCTGGCCCATGGTTAAGATATAGAGGTCATCTAGACAATATTTCTAACAACACTTTAACTGGTGCTGTAAATGCTTACAATGGCGAAACAGATAAAGTTAAAAATCAATTAACCGGAGAACTTGGTGGTGTACCTGATGTACAACGTTCATACAAAGCTGCGGGCATCCCTACCATTGTAGTTGGAGACCACAACTATGGTGAAGGTTCCTCTAGAGAGCATGCTGCAATGCAACCACGCCATTTAGGTGTAAGAGCTGTATTAGTAAAATCATTTGCTCGTATTCACGAAACTAACCTTAAGAAACAAGGTATGTTAGCATTAACTTTCGCTAATGAAGCTGATTACGATAAAATCCAAGAGGCTGATACAATCAACTTCTTAGACCTTACTGATTTTGCTCCTAATAAGCCATTAACTTTGGAATTCGTTCATGCTGATGGTTCAAAAGATGTGGTTGTTACAAATCACACTTACAATGAAGGTCAAATTGATTGGTTTAGAGCAGGTTCTGCACTAAATAAAATCAAAGAACAGAACAAAGCCTAA
- a CDS encoding DUF4870 domain-containing protein: MRKITSEDEELVKWAMICHGSGLLGLIIPYANMLGPYYILKNKVKEFPEIEVHAKAALNFQITMSIYFTISFVLLLVWVGIFGLILLAVYELIVVLLAVLEAHDLEVYEYPLSRTFVE, translated from the coding sequence ATGAGAAAAATTACATCCGAAGACGAGGAATTAGTAAAATGGGCTATGATATGCCATGGCAGTGGTTTGTTAGGTTTAATTATTCCTTATGCCAACATGTTAGGGCCATATTATATTTTAAAAAACAAGGTAAAAGAATTCCCCGAAATTGAAGTTCATGCCAAAGCAGCACTCAATTTTCAAATTACCATGAGTATTTACTTTACCATTTCTTTTGTTTTGCTCTTGGTATGGGTTGGTATTTTTGGTTTAATCCTACTGGCAGTTTACGAACTCATTGTTGTACTTCTCGCAGTATTAGAAGCCCACGACCTAGAAGTATACGAGTATCCGCTAAGTAGGACTTTTGTTGAGTAG
- a CDS encoding calcium/sodium antiporter translates to MGDTLTYVLFVVGFVLLIKGADYLVDGSSSIAKKFNISDFIVGMTIVSFGTSMPELIVNILASVNGSSELAIGNIIGSNIANILLILGISSVICPLPLHRNTVLSEIPFSLTSALLVGFLANAALFDSKENLTISRPDGIILLFFFALFLAYIFRMGKESQSPLVEADHEIVIMPMHKSILMIAGGCFALFLGGKWVVDGAVKLAEHFGFSQTFIGLTIVAIGTSLPELVTSAIAARKKNTDIAVGNVIGSNILNLLWILGISSITMPLPFDITTNTDIVVLIFASSLLLLAMATGTKNAIDRWDGIAFVFIYIAYIVFLVYRG, encoded by the coding sequence ATGGGGGACACATTAACTTACGTTTTATTTGTTGTAGGTTTCGTATTGCTGATAAAAGGAGCGGACTATTTGGTGGACGGTTCATCTTCAATTGCAAAGAAATTTAATATATCAGATTTTATTGTTGGGATGACGATTGTATCGTTTGGTACTTCCATGCCCGAGCTGATAGTAAACATATTAGCAAGTGTAAATGGTAGTTCTGAGCTAGCTATCGGAAATATTATAGGAAGTAATATTGCTAATATTCTCCTCATATTGGGTATCTCTTCGGTAATTTGTCCATTACCTCTACATAGAAATACTGTTTTAAGTGAAATCCCATTTTCACTAACTAGTGCACTTCTAGTTGGATTTCTAGCTAATGCAGCCTTGTTTGATAGTAAAGAGAATCTAACCATTAGCCGACCGGATGGTATCATCCTTTTATTCTTTTTCGCACTCTTTCTAGCTTATATTTTTAGAATGGGAAAAGAAAGTCAGTCACCATTAGTAGAGGCTGATCACGAAATAGTGATTATGCCGATGCATAAATCTATTTTAATGATTGCAGGTGGTTGCTTTGCTTTATTTTTAGGCGGAAAATGGGTGGTAGATGGTGCTGTTAAACTTGCAGAGCACTTTGGCTTTTCACAAACATTTATTGGTCTTACGATTGTGGCTATAGGTACATCCTTACCAGAGCTTGTTACATCTGCAATCGCTGCCAGAAAGAAAAATACAGATATAGCTGTAGGTAATGTAATTGGTTCTAATATTCTTAACCTCCTTTGGATATTAGGTATAAGTTCTATCACGATGCCACTACCATTTGACATTACTACCAATACAGATATTGTAGTATTGATTTTTGCTAGTAGTCTTCTGCTTTTGGCAATGGCAACGGGAACAAAAAATGCCATAGACCGTTGGGATGGAATAGCCTTTGTCTTTATCTATATTGCTTATATAGTATTTTTGGTGTACAGAGGTTAA
- a CDS encoding glycoside hydrolase family 13 protein, with amino-acid sequence MATSVNKQWWKESVIYQIYPRSFNDSNGDGVGDLPGIIEKLDYLQHLGIDVIWLCPFYSSPNDDNGYDISDYYGVLNEFGTIEDVEKLLEEAQKRNIKIIIDLVVNHSSDEHQWFVESRKSKDNPYRDYYIWHPPVDGKAPNNWVSFFSGSAWQLDEATGEYYLHLFTKKQPDLNWENDNLRKEIYDMMHFWLQKGVAGFRMDVIPLISKKPNLPSFPAGFDGNFPEFYASGPRVHEFLKEMNREVLSKYDIMTVGEGIGVKQEEVNAYVGQSSNELNMVFHFGHMFLDRQTDDMLEWKQWSLVEFKEVFEKWEKALGNEGWGSLFLGNHDFPRIVSRFGNDEAYRVESAKLIGTLLFTLKGTPYIYQGDEIGMTNVAYESMDDYNDVQTLNAFKEFLANGGSAEVFLPKAHLSSRDNARTPVQWDNSNQAGFTTGTPWLKVNPNYKEINVAQAVEDENSIFNYYRKLIQLRKRHEVLVYGDTDIIDKPNTKIYAYTRTLEDKQVFVVLNFSAENTEFQLPQNLAVKVEADKVMLSNYPVVPHTGKENLSLKPYEGRVYLLF; translated from the coding sequence ATGGCAACATCAGTAAACAAGCAGTGGTGGAAAGAAAGTGTGATATATCAGATTTATCCGCGAAGTTTTAATGATAGTAATGGAGATGGTGTTGGTGATTTGCCCGGAATTATTGAAAAGCTAGATTACTTACAGCATCTCGGAATTGATGTAATCTGGTTGTGTCCGTTTTATTCATCACCAAATGACGATAATGGCTATGATATAAGCGATTATTATGGTGTATTAAATGAGTTTGGAACGATTGAAGATGTTGAAAAACTGCTAGAAGAGGCCCAGAAAAGAAACATCAAAATAATTATAGATTTAGTGGTGAACCATAGTTCAGATGAACATCAATGGTTTGTAGAATCTAGAAAATCTAAAGACAACCCTTACAGAGATTATTATATATGGCATCCGCCAGTAGATGGAAAAGCGCCGAACAACTGGGTGTCGTTTTTTAGTGGTAGTGCTTGGCAGCTAGACGAAGCCACTGGTGAATATTATCTACACTTATTCACCAAAAAACAGCCTGATCTTAACTGGGAGAATGACAATCTCAGAAAAGAAATCTATGATATGATGCATTTCTGGCTGCAAAAAGGTGTGGCAGGTTTTAGAATGGATGTAATTCCGTTGATATCTAAAAAGCCCAACTTGCCTTCTTTTCCTGCCGGTTTTGATGGAAACTTCCCAGAGTTTTATGCGAGTGGACCAAGAGTGCATGAGTTTTTAAAAGAGATGAACAGAGAAGTGCTGTCTAAATATGATATTATGACAGTTGGCGAGGGAATAGGTGTAAAGCAAGAAGAGGTGAATGCTTATGTTGGGCAAAGTAGTAATGAGTTAAATATGGTTTTCCATTTTGGACATATGTTTTTAGATCGCCAGACCGATGATATGTTGGAGTGGAAGCAATGGTCACTTGTGGAATTTAAAGAGGTGTTTGAGAAATGGGAGAAAGCATTAGGCAACGAAGGTTGGGGAAGTCTTTTTTTGGGCAATCACGATTTTCCGAGAATAGTATCTCGCTTTGGTAATGATGAAGCATATAGAGTAGAATCAGCTAAGTTGATAGGTACTTTGTTGTTTACCCTCAAAGGCACGCCATACATTTATCAGGGAGATGAGATAGGAATGACCAATGTGGCCTACGAAAGTATGGATGATTATAATGATGTTCAGACTTTAAATGCGTTTAAAGAATTTCTAGCAAATGGAGGCTCTGCCGAGGTATTTCTACCTAAAGCACATTTATCTAGCAGAGATAACGCCCGCACACCTGTACAGTGGGATAATAGCAATCAAGCTGGTTTCACAACTGGAACTCCGTGGCTAAAAGTGAATCCAAACTATAAAGAGATTAATGTTGCTCAAGCTGTTGAAGATGAAAATTCAATTTTTAATTATTACAGAAAGCTCATTCAATTAAGAAAGCGACATGAAGTTTTGGTGTATGGTGATACTGATATAATAGATAAACCCAATACTAAAATCTACGCTTATACTAGAACTTTAGAAGATAAGCAGGTTTTTGTAGTTTTAAATTTCAGTGCTGAAAATACAGAATTTCAACTGCCTCAAAACCTAGCAGTAAAAGTAGAAGCAGATAAAGTAATGTTAAGTAACTATCCGGTAGTGCCACATACAGGTAAAGAAAATCTCAGTCTAAAACCTTATGAAGGTAGAGTTTATCTGCTTTTTTGA